From the genome of Brevibacterium sp. JSBI002, one region includes:
- a CDS encoding enoyl-CoA hydratase-related protein has translation MSSVKYEVEGSTATLTLDNPDNRNAINQALIDGIADGLERASADEAVRSIVLTHTGTVFCAGADLKEQSTTVQGKDRPANAAVANSVIRGLLTCPKPVIAAVHGHVRAGGMGFVAGCDFVVAGPKASFGLTEVRIGVVAAMIAPAVLARIDDRTAADWLLRARTISPAEAAAAGFVTQAVTEADDSVDAAVEEILSDLRKAAPAALAASKEIANRRVLESMDDHEAEMIELSAKFFAGADAQAGMKAFLGKQTPPWVVER, from the coding sequence TCTGTGAAGTATGAGGTCGAGGGGTCGACGGCGACGTTGACGCTGGACAATCCGGATAACCGCAATGCCATCAATCAGGCTCTCATCGACGGCATCGCCGATGGGCTCGAGCGGGCGAGTGCCGATGAGGCGGTGCGCAGCATCGTGCTCACGCATACGGGCACGGTCTTCTGCGCTGGAGCTGATCTCAAGGAGCAGTCAACGACGGTTCAGGGTAAGGATCGGCCGGCGAATGCGGCGGTGGCGAATTCGGTCATCCGTGGGCTGCTGACCTGCCCGAAGCCGGTGATCGCGGCGGTCCACGGCCATGTGCGGGCCGGCGGGATGGGGTTCGTCGCAGGGTGTGACTTCGTCGTCGCCGGGCCCAAGGCTTCGTTCGGTCTCACCGAGGTGCGCATCGGCGTGGTGGCTGCGATGATCGCTCCGGCGGTGCTCGCTCGAATCGATGACCGGACCGCGGCGGACTGGCTGCTGCGGGCACGGACGATCAGTCCGGCTGAGGCCGCTGCGGCAGGTTTCGTCACTCAGGCCGTCACCGAGGCGGACGACAGTGTCGATGCGGCCGTCGAGGAGATCTTGTCCGACCTGCGCAAGGCGGCACCGGCGGCGTTGGCGGCGTCGAAGGAGATCGCGAACCGGCGGGTGCTGGAGAGCATGGATGACCATGAGGCGGAGATGATCGAGCTCTCGGCGAAGTTCTTCGCCGGCGCCGACGCTCAGGCGGGGATGAAGGCGTTCCTGGGCAAGCAGACTCCCCCGTGGGTTGTCGAGCGGTGA
- a CDS encoding GPGG-motif small membrane protein: MAIVLWILAALLVVSGVFAILRKQILWGVVLIVVGCLVGPGGVSIFA; encoded by the coding sequence ATGGCTATTGTCCTATGGATCCTCGCAGCGCTGCTCGTCGTCTCGGGCGTCTTCGCGATCTTGCGTAAGCAGATTCTCTGGGGCGTCGTCCTCATCGTCGTCGGCTGCCTCGTGGGGCCAGGAGGGGTGAGCATCTTCGCCTGA
- a CDS encoding MBL fold metallo-hydrolase, producing MRTLTVLGASAAHPVPGEACSGYFLDWDGFRLVLDLGYGTFPRLLSHVPDADIDAVVITHEHPDHCIDLHALFRFRQYAETPTKKLPLYCPAGVIDRLGAVEPGLDMTWAFDIHLLPGHFEVGPLRLRTVSLPHFVPNYGVRLETATAAVAFTGDTGPHPGLADLGRAADLYIVDATDRPGEYENNGRNLLTASESGEWAQRAGAKRLLLTHFWPGNDRSASAEDAGEHFNGEVLTAEPDLRIAF from the coding sequence ATGCGTACACTCACGGTCCTCGGAGCCTCGGCCGCCCACCCTGTCCCAGGGGAGGCTTGCAGCGGCTATTTCCTTGACTGGGATGGGTTCCGACTTGTGCTCGATCTCGGCTATGGCACGTTCCCACGCCTGCTGAGTCATGTGCCGGACGCTGATATCGATGCGGTTGTCATCACCCACGAACACCCTGACCACTGCATCGATCTTCACGCGCTGTTCCGTTTCCGTCAGTATGCCGAGACACCGACGAAGAAGCTCCCGCTGTACTGCCCCGCCGGAGTCATCGACCGCCTCGGCGCTGTGGAACCTGGCCTCGACATGACCTGGGCATTCGACATCCATCTGCTGCCTGGGCACTTCGAAGTCGGGCCTTTGAGGCTGCGCACCGTGTCTTTGCCGCATTTCGTGCCCAATTACGGAGTTCGCCTCGAGACCGCGACGGCAGCGGTCGCCTTCACCGGAGACACCGGACCGCATCCGGGACTCGCTGATCTCGGTCGCGCAGCCGATCTCTACATCGTTGATGCCACCGACCGGCCCGGCGAATACGAAAACAACGGCCGCAACCTATTGACTGCTTCCGAATCCGGTGAGTGGGCTCAGAGAGCCGGTGCCAAGCGGCTGCTTCTCACCCATTTCTGGCCAGGCAATGACCGTTCAGCGTCCGCTGAAGATGCAGGTGAGCACTTCAATGGAGAGGTTCTCACCGCCGAACCCGACTTGCGCATAGCTTTCTGA
- a CDS encoding glycosyltransferase — MITRLGVIIPAHNEEEDILGCLESVQRSRSFAVERGIDCRFRVLVVADACTDATEGIVEDFAARHHDVFVLATSFQSVGRARDFGWRHFMRTEKSTTEQDSDSAWIAFTDADSRVPEHWITTHLELAATGVDCLVGTVAPRPETASTELIAAWHANHELLENHPYIFGANMGLRAGVLEAMGGVPPLVCGEDEAIVDAVLREGGDIRRTDDCRVLTSARLSGRTCGGFSSYLRQLS, encoded by the coding sequence ATGATCACGCGTTTGGGTGTGATCATCCCGGCTCATAATGAGGAGGAAGACATCCTCGGGTGCCTCGAGTCGGTGCAGCGATCGCGCTCATTCGCTGTCGAGAGAGGCATCGACTGTCGGTTTCGAGTCCTTGTCGTGGCAGATGCCTGCACCGATGCCACGGAGGGCATCGTCGAGGATTTCGCCGCCCGACATCACGACGTCTTCGTCCTCGCGACCTCTTTTCAGTCCGTGGGTCGAGCCCGCGACTTCGGATGGAGGCACTTCATGCGAACAGAGAAATCGACGACAGAGCAAGACTCCGACTCGGCGTGGATCGCATTCACAGACGCCGACAGCAGAGTGCCCGAACATTGGATCACTACACATCTTGAACTCGCCGCTACAGGTGTCGATTGCCTGGTGGGCACTGTGGCCCCACGCCCGGAGACAGCATCGACCGAACTGATCGCAGCTTGGCATGCCAACCACGAACTGCTCGAGAACCACCCGTACATATTCGGAGCGAACATGGGTCTGCGCGCCGGCGTGCTCGAAGCCATGGGCGGCGTACCGCCGCTGGTGTGCGGTGAGGACGAGGCAATCGTCGACGCGGTGCTGCGGGAGGGCGGAGATATCCGCAGAACCGACGACTGCAGAGTGCTCACGTCTGCTCGTCTGTCCGGTCGCACGTGCGGCGGATTCAGCAGCTATCTGCGGCAGCTGAGCTGA
- a CDS encoding YbfB/YjiJ family MFS transporter, with translation MPDSIARPSLTPVRGALGLSVAMGMGRFFYTPALPLMVAALHWSSAPGAWIATLNYVGYFIGTLVIAQGWVEPNRFVYRLSLIVSTLGLAAVALTPNLIWQGGIRTIAGIASGLIFVCVTQRIPANSLKPRDGGISYGGVGFGILVSGAIVLAAGSFADWRQLWLICAVVSAIFSIIAWTWPIPARIPQNPTPTEAAAPTETTTDDPAEAATRFDDNRRRAMAILSTGYFFQGGGYIIIGTYLVVLAGPVFGATAAASTWLIAGIATAASPLTWSAVAARIGTVKALTLCYCLQVFGALLAVFGSSPVVLIIAAALFGFTFIGVVMMTIGVGTQLGVANASAKLTSWYSIGQIVGPAIVAAALSEHIAAAFIASAIALAIAMALTLVGVLAGNVGR, from the coding sequence ATGCCCGACAGCATTGCCAGACCCTCCCTCACCCCCGTCCGCGGGGCGCTCGGCCTCTCGGTGGCGATGGGCATGGGCCGGTTCTTCTACACTCCGGCTCTGCCGCTCATGGTCGCGGCCCTCCACTGGAGCTCGGCGCCCGGGGCATGGATCGCGACGCTGAACTACGTCGGCTACTTCATCGGCACCCTCGTCATCGCCCAAGGTTGGGTCGAACCCAACCGCTTCGTCTACCGCCTCAGCCTCATCGTCTCCACACTCGGCCTCGCCGCGGTCGCCCTGACTCCGAATCTCATCTGGCAGGGCGGCATCCGCACGATCGCCGGCATCGCCTCGGGGCTGATCTTCGTGTGCGTGACCCAACGCATTCCCGCGAACTCCCTTAAGCCCCGCGACGGTGGCATCTCCTACGGCGGAGTCGGCTTCGGCATCCTCGTCTCCGGAGCCATCGTGCTCGCTGCCGGCAGCTTCGCCGACTGGCGGCAGCTGTGGCTCATCTGCGCGGTCGTGTCCGCGATCTTCTCCATCATCGCCTGGACCTGGCCGATCCCCGCCCGGATCCCGCAGAACCCCACCCCCACCGAGGCGGCCGCCCCGACCGAGACCACCACCGACGATCCCGCCGAGGCAGCCACCCGCTTCGACGACAACCGCCGCCGAGCCATGGCCATCCTCTCCACCGGCTACTTCTTCCAAGGCGGCGGCTACATCATCATCGGCACCTATCTCGTCGTCCTGGCCGGTCCCGTCTTCGGCGCAACCGCGGCCGCCTCGACGTGGCTCATCGCCGGGATCGCCACGGCAGCCTCTCCCCTGACGTGGTCAGCCGTCGCTGCCCGCATCGGCACGGTCAAGGCGCTGACGCTCTGCTACTGCCTCCAGGTCTTCGGCGCTCTGCTCGCCGTCTTCGGCTCCTCCCCAGTCGTGCTGATCATCGCCGCGGCCCTCTTCGGCTTCACCTTCATCGGGGTGGTGATGATGACGATCGGCGTCGGCACGCAGCTGGGTGTCGCGAACGCCTCGGCGAAGCTGACGTCCTGGTACAGCATCGGTCAGATCGTCGGACCGGCCATCGTCGCAGCAGCCTTGAGCGAGCACATCGCCGCCGCGTTCATCGCCTCGGCGATTGCTCTGGCTATTGCTATGGCCCTGACCTTGGTCGGCGTCCTCGCCGGCAACGTCGGGCGGTGA
- a CDS encoding antitoxin Xre/MbcA/ParS toxin-binding domain-containing protein, whose protein sequence is MAMWDITRAAVSKKVAEANLFALKVQGQNLFPAFQFDGNLVRRDVLHLVNLLRGSADAFAIAQWLRTPLNEAADRTPLELLDSGEGDLAEEMAKRSASRWSA, encoded by the coding sequence ATGGCAATGTGGGATATCACCCGTGCTGCCGTGAGCAAGAAAGTGGCCGAAGCGAATCTCTTCGCGTTGAAAGTGCAGGGGCAGAATCTGTTTCCTGCTTTTCAGTTCGACGGCAATCTGGTTCGTCGGGACGTGCTGCACCTCGTCAATCTGTTGCGCGGTTCTGCCGATGCGTTCGCAATCGCTCAGTGGCTTCGCACACCATTGAACGAAGCAGCGGACCGAACGCCACTCGAACTCCTCGACTCCGGCGAGGGCGACCTGGCTGAAGAAATGGCCAAGCGAAGCGCATCCCGTTGGTCTGCCTGA
- a CDS encoding RES family NAD+ phosphorylase, whose amino-acid sequence MNRETVAPRPPHPSQDLSAFPARLVQAGTRWRRGHRKKHEPWFFASDGHGRFNLSEPMGTCYLASSDDFAARESIGPDSARSGVVAATFLSGRVVSSLTLPETIVAAHVSSNEAFPLAGAVGLCSMDTYEVSRQWAQELHESGFEGIWYHPRFSPGADARAPAVFGPAGAATGEVHEQKTLRAVVEDMAIDIVDPGNLDEFEIIDEPPED is encoded by the coding sequence ATGAATAGAGAAACCGTTGCACCGCGTCCACCACATCCCAGCCAAGATCTGAGCGCTTTCCCTGCGCGCCTGGTTCAGGCCGGCACACGGTGGAGGAGGGGGCATCGGAAAAAGCACGAGCCGTGGTTCTTCGCCTCGGATGGGCACGGCCGGTTCAACCTCTCCGAGCCGATGGGAACGTGCTATCTGGCCAGCAGCGACGACTTCGCTGCGCGCGAGAGCATCGGCCCCGATTCAGCCCGGTCTGGCGTTGTCGCAGCCACGTTCCTCAGTGGCAGAGTCGTCTCGAGTCTGACCCTGCCAGAGACCATCGTGGCAGCACATGTCTCGAGCAACGAAGCTTTCCCGCTCGCGGGCGCAGTTGGGCTGTGCTCGATGGATACATATGAGGTTTCCCGCCAGTGGGCCCAAGAGCTGCACGAATCCGGATTCGAAGGCATCTGGTATCACCCTCGATTCTCGCCGGGCGCCGATGCGCGAGCCCCTGCCGTATTCGGCCCGGCGGGAGCTGCCACGGGAGAAGTCCATGAACAGAAGACTCTCCGTGCGGTCGTCGAAGACATGGCGATCGACATCGTCGACCCTGGCAACCTGGATGAGTTCGAGATCATCGACGAACCGCCCGAAGACTGA